Part of the Methylovirgula sp. 4M-Z18 genome is shown below.
CGGCAGATAGACGACGCCGGTATCGAATGTCAGACCCGCGTCGAGGCCTTCGCGCACGTTGTTGAAGACGGGGATGTCGCCCGCCGCCGTTTCGAGGACTTGCCCGCGTCGCCCTGGCGAGGTGCCGAACACGACATTGCCACCGGAAAAGGCGTGGCTCGTCGGCGTGACCTGCCGCGACTCGCCGCCTAAAATATTGAGGACGCAGACTCTGTCGTCGCGTGAAGCGATGGTGTCGAGCGACCGGACGCCGAGATAGTACGGTAGCCCTTCAATGCCATTCTTTGCCATGTTGCTTCCCCCCCTCGTTCAAGCATCCGCTTTCAGGCCAAGGCGCGCGGCGATTTCGGCGCGGCCACCCGCCTTCATCCATTCGTCGATTTTTTTGGCATAGTTGACGACTTCGGAAATGGCGCTGTCGAAGCCGAAGAAGCGATAGGGCAGGCCGAGGCTGTCGCAGGTCTCGGCCAGAGCGCCCATGCCCCGGACGAGATTGGGGCCACCGCGGCCGACGACGACATAAACCGGTGTCGGCCCGTACTGGCTGAAATGTTCGCGCAACGCATCGCCCATGGCGCGGAACGTCTCGTAGATATCCGTATTGTTCGACTTGCCGCCGATGATGAAAAAGACGTTGGCCTGCTTGAGCCAGTGCTTGAGGCAAATGCGGGCAACGGATTTCATTTTCTCGTAGGGCGGGTTGCCGCCGAAGTCGGACGAGATGATGGCCGCTTCGCCAAGAACTTCTGTCACCAGCGAATTTGCGCCGCCGCCGAAGGTGGGCGCGAGAATCGTGCCCTTTTCGTTGATGACGAAAACGTCGGATTGGCCTTGATGGGTGCGAAGCTGATTGACCTCGCGTTCGAATTCGGATGTATCGGCGGTGAATAAATGATCGGGCAGATTGAGGCGCTGCGAGCGCGGGTCGTCGCGATCGAAGCCGCATTTGAAATCGCAGGCAACCGGCGTGAGGCGCCCGTCCTTGCCGGGGCGCATGCGGATCGGGTTGAGCTCAAGCGTCGTCATGCCGTAATGGTGAACGAGTTCCCATAATTTCGGCAAATGCTGAACGAGCGGCGAGATCACTTCCTTTGGCGCCCCGATGTCGCTCAAGGCATTGGCGACGACGAAGGCTTTCAGACCGCTCATCGCGTCGAAGGGAATATGCGCGACGTCCTTTTTGTCGAGCTCCTCGATGTCCACGCCACCTCGATGCGTCAGCGTCATCGTGGGCGCGCGATAGACCGTCGAATCCGAAATCGAGAAATAGATCTCGTGTTCGGCCGGTACGCCGCCCTCGAATGTCACGCCGTTCGCTTTCGCGAACGCATGGCCGTGGCGGTGCTCGGCGAAATATAGACGCTCCTTTTCCCGCAGCGCCGTCTTGAGATCGGTGGCCTTGCCGATCAGGCCCGATTTGCCCTTCTTGCCGACGCCGCCCTTGAACAGAGGCTTGATGAAGATCAATTTGTGGCGGTCGATCAGGCGCTGAATATCCTCTTCGGAGGCATCGGGCCCCAGCACCTCGGAGGTCGGAAAATCAACATGCCGCAAAAGTTGCGAGCCGTAATACATGCCGGTGATCTGCATCTCATCCTCCCTTATCGACCACAACAGGCTCGTCCGTGCGAGACAGCGAAAACAGGGGACTTGTCGATTGCCCGACGAAAGTTAAAGTGAGCAACCGCTCGGCCACGAGACGATGAGTCAGGCGGCGGTGTCATTGGCGACTGCGCGCTCGCGCACGTTGATCCGA
Proteins encoded:
- a CDS encoding ATP citrate lyase citrate-binding domain-containing protein, which encodes MQITGMYYGSQLLRHVDFPTSEVLGPDASEEDIQRLIDRHKLIFIKPLFKGGVGKKGKSGLIGKATDLKTALREKERLYFAEHRHGHAFAKANGVTFEGGVPAEHEIYFSISDSTVYRAPTMTLTHRGGVDIEELDKKDVAHIPFDAMSGLKAFVVANALSDIGAPKEVISPLVQHLPKLWELVHHYGMTTLELNPIRMRPGKDGRLTPVACDFKCGFDRDDPRSQRLNLPDHLFTADTSEFEREVNQLRTHQGQSDVFVINEKGTILAPTFGGGANSLVTEVLGEAAIISSDFGGNPPYEKMKSVARICLKHWLKQANVFFIIGGKSNNTDIYETFRAMGDALREHFSQYGPTPVYVVVGRGGPNLVRGMGALAETCDSLGLPYRFFGFDSAISEVVNYAKKIDEWMKAGGRAEIAARLGLKADA